A window of the Cystobacter fuscus genome harbors these coding sequences:
- a CDS encoding ABC transporter ATP-binding protein encodes MHIKVQPDPRRLALQVSELGKRVSLPSGALTILEGVGFSISHGDTVAIVGASGSGKSTLLSLMAGLDTPSSGSVLLDGEPLSALDEDGRARVRGEKVGFVFQSFQLLPSLTALENVMLPLELRGDADVESPARAILGKVGLGERLGHYPRQLSGGEQQRVALARAFVTRPAVLFADEPTGNLDTRTGQAIVELLFSLNAEAGTTLVLVTHDDHLAARCGRRLRLDGGRLVTEERQAS; translated from the coding sequence ATGCACATCAAAGTCCAGCCCGACCCGCGGCGGTTGGCCCTCCAGGTGTCGGAACTGGGCAAACGCGTGTCCCTGCCGTCCGGCGCGCTCACCATCCTCGAGGGGGTGGGCTTCTCCATCTCCCATGGAGACACCGTGGCCATCGTCGGCGCCTCCGGCTCGGGAAAGAGCACGCTGCTGTCGCTGATGGCCGGGCTGGACACGCCCAGCAGCGGGAGCGTGCTGTTGGACGGCGAGCCGCTGTCCGCCCTGGACGAGGACGGCCGTGCGCGCGTGCGCGGTGAGAAGGTGGGGTTCGTCTTCCAGAGCTTCCAGTTGCTGCCCTCGCTGACGGCGCTGGAGAACGTGATGCTGCCGCTCGAGCTGCGCGGAGACGCGGACGTGGAGTCGCCCGCCCGGGCCATCCTCGGGAAGGTGGGGCTGGGGGAGCGGCTGGGCCACTACCCGCGCCAGCTGTCCGGCGGAGAGCAGCAGCGCGTCGCCCTGGCGCGCGCCTTCGTCACCCGTCCGGCGGTGCTCTTCGCCGACGAGCCCACCGGCAACCTCGACACCCGCACCGGCCAGGCCATCGTCGAGCTGCTGTTCTCGCTCAACGCGGAGGCCGGCACCACCCTGGTGCTCGTCACCCATGACGATCACCTCGCGGCGCGCTGCGGGCGCAGGCTGCGGCTCGACGGGGGCCGACTGGTCACCGAGGAGCGGCAAGCGTCATGA
- a CDS encoding phosphatidylserine decarboxylase family protein, with amino-acid sequence MKRVSYFELLSKVSPAQSALRAEESNRLFAESPRKRREELAPSVRALAEYVKRPENEFLRIYIGSMLDEANQKNPINIKTPEDFFQQLNNALNSLPRYDSNFMAALPFYTVLQPFMENSYGWAFFTNEAVRPYFAEILKAYHAKLETPASLAYLNDSYGNWLSAEASKYLSLDEYVYDPAAPHGGFKSWNEFFIRKFKDFDASRPLAPDPTGKVLISPVDGQVWKISKQVQREAAFEIKGEQYYLTDLLAESADSPLLRPFVDGLAVQIVLMPFNYHRWHSPVTGKIKKVRTVPGYFFAQPAPNQDYAASFPFLSHVNTRTIVFIQPENPDIGEIAMIFVGLTEVSSCIATVKEGDSVQRGAEIGHFAFGGSTCCMLFDRSKISSLYITDNATLSDGSSGSGEKLDNVVQVRQNIAIAL; translated from the coding sequence ATGAAGCGAGTCTCTTATTTCGAACTTCTCTCCAAGGTATCGCCCGCCCAGTCGGCGTTGAGGGCCGAGGAGTCGAACCGGCTATTCGCGGAGAGTCCTCGCAAACGTCGCGAAGAGCTCGCGCCCTCCGTACGGGCACTGGCCGAGTACGTGAAACGCCCGGAGAACGAGTTCCTCCGCATCTACATCGGGAGCATGCTGGACGAGGCCAACCAGAAGAACCCCATCAACATCAAGACGCCGGAGGACTTCTTTCAGCAGCTCAACAACGCGCTCAACAGCCTTCCGAGGTACGATTCGAACTTCATGGCCGCGCTGCCGTTCTACACGGTCCTGCAGCCCTTCATGGAGAACAGCTACGGCTGGGCCTTCTTCACCAACGAGGCGGTCCGGCCCTATTTCGCCGAGATCCTGAAAGCGTATCACGCCAAACTGGAGACGCCCGCCTCTCTCGCCTACCTGAACGACTCCTACGGGAACTGGCTCAGCGCGGAGGCCAGCAAGTATCTGAGCCTGGACGAGTACGTCTACGATCCCGCCGCGCCGCACGGCGGATTCAAGTCCTGGAACGAGTTCTTCATCCGCAAGTTCAAGGACTTCGACGCCAGCCGCCCCCTGGCGCCCGATCCCACGGGGAAGGTGCTGATCAGCCCCGTGGACGGGCAGGTCTGGAAGATCTCCAAGCAGGTGCAACGCGAGGCCGCGTTCGAGATCAAGGGCGAGCAGTATTACCTCACGGACCTCCTCGCCGAGAGCGCCGACAGCCCCCTGCTGCGACCCTTCGTCGACGGGCTGGCGGTGCAGATCGTCCTGATGCCCTTCAACTACCACCGGTGGCACTCGCCCGTGACGGGCAAGATCAAGAAGGTGCGAACGGTCCCGGGATACTTCTTCGCGCAGCCGGCCCCGAACCAGGATTACGCGGCATCGTTCCCCTTCCTGAGCCACGTCAACACCCGGACGATCGTCTTCATCCAACCCGAAAATCCAGACATCGGAGAGATCGCCATGATCTTCGTGGGGCTGACGGAGGTGTCCTCGTGCATCGCGACAGTCAAGGAAGGCGATTCGGTGCAACGAGGAGCCGAGATCGGCCACTTCGCATTCGGTGGGTCGACCTGCTGCATGCTGTTCGACCGGTCGAAGATCTCTTCTCTCTACATCACGGACAACGCCACGTTGAGCGACGGCTCCAGCGGGTCTGGCGAGAAGCTGGATAACGTGGTGCAGGTGAGACAGAACATCGCGATCGCGCTGTAG
- a CDS encoding PQQ-dependent sugar dehydrogenase encodes MLSFRSHLLLLGLLASPVLAAVPTGFQETAYTSSALTPATGLAWAPDGSGRLFITNKNGQVLVAAMRDGALVVQDSKLVTSVFATESVYTSEECGLLGIAFDPNYTVNRYVYLFITAIGSKQQIVRYTDANGVGTAHTVLVDNLPTATQNHNGGAIGFGPDGKLYWAIGDLGTGAGVNADLTSMAAKVSRANLDGTPANDNPFNDGVGPNSEYIWARGFSDPFTFTFQPGTGALWVNTPGTDYEQIFVTRRGEHAGYNSYENNQPAGFITPVIKYRTNGVDTRNITAGGAVRSAGRVTFTTTALHGFRKGEKITVAGVTDPSFNGELHVSSVPSGTTWTAVQAGVDATSGGGTATTQSLGSALTGGTFYDSTLFPSDYRGNFLFGDYISGRLVRATLAGDGSVATVDAWASGITHAVDMDVGPDGALYVVGVDSGSLRRISPTASGQKLLVSALHVTLVEGGRAVFTVRLAEAPTAEVTVRVARDSGDADLTVVDGAELTFTPANWNQLQRVTLAAADDADVTADSAAFTVSAPGLSPETVQVVSIDDNTARLVLSSTALTLNEEETASLTVALSKAPSRNVSLTVARTEGDADVRVSSATTLTFSPANWSTPQTVTVAAAKDVDYLADSATLTLALAGGDARTVSVTVRDNDAVAPVISSTPGTSAVVGVSYRYQVVADGLPAPSFSLTSSVAGPVIDSSTGVLVWTPESVGTVDMTVSASNGVLPDAQQSFQVLVVVAAEDPRGCDCGVGPGGALAWGGLVLGAMLRRRRASNA; translated from the coding sequence ATGCTCTCGTTCCGCTCGCATCTGCTTCTCCTGGGGCTCCTGGCGTCTCCCGTGCTGGCCGCGGTCCCCACCGGCTTCCAGGAGACGGCGTACACCTCTTCGGCTCTGACCCCCGCGACGGGACTGGCCTGGGCACCCGATGGCTCGGGGCGGCTCTTCATCACCAACAAGAACGGCCAGGTGCTCGTCGCGGCGATGCGCGATGGGGCGCTCGTCGTGCAGGACTCGAAGCTGGTCACCTCCGTGTTCGCCACGGAGAGCGTCTACACTTCCGAGGAGTGTGGCCTCCTCGGAATTGCGTTCGATCCGAACTACACCGTCAACCGCTACGTCTATCTGTTCATCACGGCCATCGGATCCAAGCAGCAGATCGTCCGCTATACGGACGCCAACGGAGTGGGCACGGCACACACGGTGCTCGTCGACAACCTGCCGACCGCCACGCAGAACCATAACGGCGGAGCAATTGGTTTCGGCCCGGATGGAAAGCTGTACTGGGCCATCGGGGATCTGGGCACGGGCGCGGGCGTGAACGCGGATCTCACCTCGATGGCGGCCAAGGTGAGCCGGGCCAATCTGGACGGCACTCCCGCCAATGACAATCCCTTCAATGATGGGGTGGGCCCCAACAGCGAGTACATCTGGGCGCGCGGCTTCAGCGACCCCTTTACCTTCACCTTCCAACCGGGCACCGGGGCGCTGTGGGTGAACACGCCCGGAACGGACTACGAGCAGATCTTCGTGACGAGGAGAGGGGAGCATGCGGGCTACAACAGCTACGAGAACAACCAGCCCGCGGGGTTCATCACCCCGGTCATCAAGTACCGCACCAACGGCGTGGACACGCGCAACATCACCGCGGGTGGCGCCGTGCGCAGCGCGGGCCGCGTCACCTTCACCACCACGGCGCTCCACGGCTTCCGCAAGGGGGAGAAGATCACCGTGGCCGGCGTGACGGACCCGAGCTTCAACGGGGAACTCCACGTGTCCAGCGTCCCGAGCGGTACGACGTGGACAGCGGTGCAGGCGGGAGTGGATGCGACGAGTGGCGGGGGCACCGCGACGACGCAGTCCCTGGGAAGCGCCCTGACGGGCGGGACCTTCTATGACTCCACGCTCTTTCCGAGCGACTACCGCGGCAACTTCCTCTTCGGGGACTACATATCCGGAAGGCTGGTGCGAGCCACGCTGGCCGGGGATGGCTCGGTGGCCACCGTGGATGCATGGGCAAGCGGCATCACCCATGCCGTGGATATGGACGTGGGACCGGATGGCGCGCTGTATGTCGTGGGGGTCGACTCGGGCAGCCTCCGGCGGATCTCTCCCACCGCGTCCGGGCAGAAGCTCCTCGTCTCGGCGCTGCACGTGACACTCGTCGAGGGCGGCAGGGCCGTGTTCACGGTGAGGCTGGCCGAGGCGCCCACCGCGGAGGTCACCGTCCGCGTGGCGCGGGACTCGGGCGACGCGGATCTGACGGTGGTGGACGGCGCGGAACTCACCTTCACACCGGCCAACTGGAACCAGCTTCAGCGCGTCACCCTCGCCGCCGCCGACGACGCGGACGTGACGGCGGACAGCGCGGCCTTCACGGTGTCCGCACCCGGGCTGAGCCCCGAGACGGTCCAGGTCGTGTCCATCGACGACAACACGGCGCGCCTGGTGCTGTCCTCCACGGCCCTGACGCTGAACGAGGAGGAGACCGCATCCCTGACGGTGGCGCTCTCCAAGGCCCCTTCCAGGAATGTCTCGCTCACGGTGGCGCGGACCGAGGGGGATGCGGATGTCAGGGTCTCCAGCGCCACGACCCTGACCTTCAGCCCGGCCAACTGGAGCACTCCGCAGACCGTCACCGTGGCGGCCGCGAAGGACGTGGACTACCTGGCGGACTCCGCCACGCTCACCCTGGCCCTGGCCGGAGGGGACGCGCGCACGGTGTCCGTCACCGTTCGGGACAATGACGCCGTGGCCCCGGTCATCTCGTCCACGCCTGGCACCTCCGCGGTGGTGGGTGTCTCGTATCGCTATCAGGTGGTGGCCGACGGGCTGCCCGCTCCCTCGTTCTCGCTGACGAGCAGCGTGGCGGGCCCGGTCATCGACTCCAGCACCGGCGTCCTCGTCTGGACGCCGGAGAGCGTGGGCACGGTGGACATGACGGTGAGCGCGAGCAACGGGGTCCTTCCGGACGCGCAACAGTCCTTCCAGGTCCTGGTGGTTGTGGCGGCGGAAGACCCGCGGGGCTGTGATTGTGGCGTGGGCCCTGGAGGCGCGCTGGCGTGGGGAGGGCTGGTCCTGGGTGCGATGCTGCGCCGAAGGCGGGCGAGCAACGCATAG
- a CDS encoding VWA domain-containing protein — protein sequence MWKLRWGVLAVVMLLAACKESSQGTPSAPDATREPQAASGGRPVVLTVAYGSEKKSWFEEQARAFERSGSKTKSGRPIRVEGQAMGSGEAVQDIVSGKLQAHVYSPASSVYLPLLNNAWMTSRGGTTPVVNEAEPLLLSPIVIAMWKPMAQALGWPGRPLGWANLMKVAADKRGWGAYGHPEWGRFKLGHTHPDSSNSGLLSVLAEAYAGSGKTRGLTVADVESKKTKALMTEIEGTVVHYGKSTGFFSDKMLRRGPDYLSAAVLYENLVIESHGKQTDAPFPLVSIYPVEGTFWSDHPYAVLDADWVGPEEREAARTFLAFLKARPAQERALALGFRPADPSVAITAPVDAAHGADPKQPRTLLEVPGANVLEKLLAVWRETKKPTDVTFVFDKSGSMTGRPLAEAKVGAKRFLESLSDRDAVTLVLFDNNVYPPLGPMVLGKGRAELLGRVDNIIADGGTALYSATQTAYKLARERARKEPGRIHAVVVMTDGMDDSSTLTLGDLEQGLSTSSGENPVRIFTIAYGEDAEGKVLERIAEAARGSSAKGGVEDIVQVYRDMASFF from the coding sequence ATGTGGAAGCTGCGGTGGGGAGTGCTCGCGGTGGTGATGCTGCTGGCTGCCTGCAAGGAGTCCAGCCAGGGGACTCCCAGTGCACCCGATGCCACGCGCGAGCCCCAGGCGGCGAGCGGCGGGCGGCCCGTGGTGCTGACGGTGGCCTACGGCAGTGAGAAGAAGAGCTGGTTCGAGGAGCAGGCGCGGGCCTTCGAGCGGAGCGGGTCGAAGACGAAGTCGGGCCGGCCCATCCGGGTGGAGGGCCAGGCGATGGGCTCGGGCGAGGCGGTGCAGGACATTGTCTCCGGCAAGCTCCAGGCGCACGTCTACAGCCCGGCCTCCAGCGTGTACCTGCCGCTGCTCAACAACGCGTGGATGACGTCCAGGGGCGGGACGACACCCGTGGTGAACGAGGCAGAGCCGCTGCTGCTCTCGCCCATCGTCATCGCCATGTGGAAGCCCATGGCACAGGCGCTGGGCTGGCCGGGCAGGCCCCTGGGCTGGGCGAACCTGATGAAGGTGGCGGCGGACAAGCGGGGCTGGGGCGCATACGGGCACCCCGAGTGGGGCCGCTTCAAGCTGGGCCACACCCACCCGGACTCCTCCAACTCGGGCCTGCTGTCGGTGCTGGCCGAGGCCTACGCGGGCTCGGGCAAGACGCGCGGGCTGACGGTGGCGGACGTGGAGAGCAAGAAGACGAAGGCGCTGATGACGGAGATCGAGGGCACGGTGGTGCACTACGGCAAGTCCACCGGCTTCTTCTCGGACAAGATGCTGCGGCGGGGGCCAGACTACCTGTCGGCGGCGGTGCTGTACGAGAACCTGGTCATCGAATCCCACGGCAAGCAGACGGACGCGCCGTTCCCGTTGGTATCCATCTACCCGGTGGAGGGTACCTTCTGGTCGGATCATCCGTACGCGGTGCTGGACGCGGACTGGGTGGGCCCCGAGGAGCGCGAGGCGGCGCGGACCTTCCTGGCCTTCCTCAAGGCGCGGCCGGCACAGGAGCGCGCGCTGGCGCTGGGCTTCCGTCCGGCGGACCCGTCGGTGGCGATCACCGCGCCGGTGGACGCGGCGCACGGCGCGGATCCCAAGCAGCCGCGGACGCTGCTGGAGGTGCCCGGCGCGAACGTGCTGGAGAAGCTGCTGGCCGTGTGGCGCGAGACGAAGAAGCCCACGGACGTCACCTTCGTCTTCGACAAGTCCGGCAGCATGACGGGCCGCCCGCTGGCCGAGGCCAAGGTGGGAGCGAAGCGCTTCCTGGAATCGCTGTCGGACCGGGACGCGGTGACGCTCGTCCTCTTCGACAACAACGTGTACCCGCCCCTGGGGCCGATGGTGCTCGGCAAGGGCCGCGCGGAGCTGCTCGGCCGCGTCGACAACATCATCGCCGACGGGGGCACCGCCCTCTATTCGGCCACCCAGACCGCCTACAAGCTCGCTCGGGAGCGGGCGCGGAAGGAGCCGGGAAGGATCCACGCCGTGGTGGTGATGACGGACGGCATGGACGATAGCAGCACCCTCACGCTGGGGGACCTGGAGCAGGGCCTGAGCACTTCGAGCGGGGAGAACCCGGTGCGCATCTTCACCATCGCCTACGGCGAAGACGCCGAGGGCAAGGTGCTCGAGCGCATCGCCGAGGCGGCCAGGGGCTCCAGCGCGAAGGGCGGCGTGGAGGACATCGTCCAGGTGTACCGGGACATGGCGTCCTTCTTCTGA
- a CDS encoding nucleotide disphospho-sugar-binding domain-containing protein — protein sequence MPNKRVTQLILPQGADQPDNAEAAQRRGLAVSLSPTPENREPVEAALERVLKDAALRATARAVQEEMAGLPTPHDMVERLAALT from the coding sequence GTGCCGAACAAGCGCGTGACCCAGCTCATCCTGCCCCAGGGCGCGGACCAGCCGGACAACGCCGAGGCGGCCCAACGGCGCGGGCTGGCCGTGTCGCTCTCCCCCACTCCAGAGAACCGGGAGCCCGTGGAGGCGGCGCTCGAGCGGGTGCTGAAGGACGCCGCGCTCCGAGCGACAGCACGCGCCGTCCAGGAGGAGATGGCGGGACTCCCGACGCCGCATGACATGGTCGAGCGGCTCGCCGCGCTCACCTGA
- a CDS encoding ABC transporter permease — MRLLKMAWRQLRRDFAAGELRILLAALVLAVLAVTAIGFVTDRAERALALEANRLLGGDAVVLGDTPLEGVVREAAKAPGLRSTETQELPSMIRVGDADDERLKLGELRALGEGFPLRGRFRIVDSVDGPERDATGIPERGSVWLSRAGADALDARLGDMIGIGESQLRLSALVVQEPDAAIDYFNIAPRVFLHLADLPATGLVQEGSRLRYRLVVAGEPDAVERFVRTAREGLARGQRLETVKDARPEMRSALDRADRFLGLAALVSVVLAAVAVAMAARRHSERHLSSTAVMRCLGASQRTLVATHGGELLLAGLIASSLGVLLAFLVQWLVGRWLSEALKLDIPAAGWVPAMQGYGVGLVVLLTFGAPPILALRRVPALRVLRRDLDRTEPSSWLVGLAGVAGLTALLWWKAGSAGLASAMLLGIVATLGVLAALAWGLISVVRRLRSRLRGSLRYGLANVSRRAATSVAQVSALGLGLMALLLLTFVRTDLLDRWQVALAKEAPNRFIVNVQEDQLEPVRAFMAERGLPAPDLFPMVRGRLVAHNGEPVKATPAEGAANTEEERRGQRRRDREYNLSSVTTLRDDNRISAGTFWGPRRPEKPELSVEEDFASAMGWKLGDRVAFDIAGQRLEATVTSLREVEWESFRPNFIVLVSPGSLAGYAASYITAMHVPPERTRFTAELVSRFPNLSVVDVDALLKQARDTADQVSTVVEVVFYFSLLAGLLVLMAAVSASQDERLLEGGVMRVLGGSRRQLRLAQASEFAAIGLLSGLTAAFAASLLAGVIATQVFELPWQADWRLVGVGGGLGVLAAVSAGMFATRRVLDAPPSVTLRELQG; from the coding sequence ATGAGACTGCTCAAGATGGCCTGGCGCCAGCTGCGCCGTGACTTCGCCGCCGGAGAGCTGCGCATCCTCCTCGCCGCCCTGGTGCTCGCGGTGCTGGCCGTGACGGCTATCGGCTTCGTCACCGACCGCGCCGAGCGCGCGCTGGCCCTCGAGGCCAACCGGCTGCTCGGCGGAGATGCGGTGGTGCTCGGCGACACGCCCCTCGAGGGGGTGGTGCGCGAGGCGGCGAAAGCGCCCGGGCTGCGGAGCACCGAGACGCAGGAGCTGCCCAGCATGATCCGGGTCGGCGACGCGGACGATGAGCGGCTCAAGCTCGGAGAGCTCCGGGCGCTCGGTGAGGGCTTTCCCCTGCGGGGCCGCTTCCGCATCGTGGACTCGGTGGACGGCCCCGAGCGCGACGCCACGGGCATTCCCGAGCGCGGCAGCGTGTGGCTGAGCCGCGCTGGCGCGGACGCGCTGGATGCCAGACTGGGGGACATGATTGGCATTGGCGAGTCGCAGTTGCGGCTCTCCGCGCTGGTGGTGCAGGAACCGGACGCGGCGATCGACTACTTCAACATCGCGCCCCGGGTGTTCCTCCACCTCGCCGACCTGCCCGCGACGGGGCTGGTGCAGGAGGGCAGCCGGCTGCGCTACCGCCTGGTGGTCGCCGGAGAGCCGGACGCGGTGGAGCGCTTCGTGCGCACCGCGCGTGAGGGGCTCGCGCGTGGCCAGCGCCTGGAGACGGTGAAGGACGCGCGTCCGGAGATGCGCTCCGCGCTCGACAGGGCCGACCGCTTCCTGGGCCTGGCGGCGTTGGTGTCGGTGGTGCTGGCGGCGGTGGCCGTGGCCATGGCGGCGCGCCGGCACAGCGAGCGGCACCTGTCGAGCACCGCGGTGATGCGGTGTCTGGGCGCGAGCCAGCGCACGCTGGTGGCCACCCACGGTGGCGAGCTGCTCCTCGCCGGCCTCATCGCGAGCTCCCTCGGTGTCCTGCTCGCCTTCCTCGTGCAGTGGCTGGTGGGCAGGTGGCTCTCCGAAGCGCTGAAGCTGGACATTCCGGCGGCCGGCTGGGTGCCGGCGATGCAGGGGTATGGGGTGGGACTGGTGGTCCTGCTGACCTTCGGTGCGCCCCCCATTCTCGCGCTGCGCCGGGTGCCCGCGCTGCGCGTGTTGCGCAGGGACCTCGACCGCACCGAGCCGAGCTCCTGGCTGGTGGGGCTCGCGGGCGTGGCGGGGTTGACCGCGCTGCTGTGGTGGAAGGCCGGCTCGGCGGGGCTGGCGTCCGCGATGCTCCTCGGCATCGTCGCCACGCTGGGCGTGCTGGCCGCCCTGGCGTGGGGGCTCATCTCCGTCGTGCGGCGGCTGCGCTCGCGGCTGCGCGGGAGCTTGCGCTACGGGCTGGCCAATGTGAGCCGGCGCGCGGCCACCAGCGTCGCGCAGGTGTCGGCGCTCGGCCTGGGGCTGATGGCGTTGCTGCTGCTCACCTTCGTGCGCACCGATCTGCTCGACCGCTGGCAGGTGGCGCTCGCCAAGGAGGCCCCCAACCGCTTCATCGTCAACGTGCAGGAGGATCAGCTCGAGCCGGTGCGCGCGTTCATGGCCGAGCGGGGGTTGCCCGCGCCGGACCTCTTCCCCATGGTGCGCGGCCGCCTGGTGGCGCACAACGGCGAGCCGGTGAAGGCCACGCCCGCCGAGGGTGCCGCCAACACCGAGGAGGAGCGTCGCGGGCAGCGGCGGAGGGATCGCGAGTACAACCTCTCCAGCGTCACCACGCTTCGCGACGACAACCGCATCTCCGCGGGCACGTTCTGGGGACCGCGGCGCCCGGAGAAGCCGGAGCTCTCCGTGGAGGAGGACTTCGCCTCCGCGATGGGCTGGAAGCTCGGAGATCGCGTGGCCTTCGACATCGCGGGCCAGCGGCTCGAGGCCACCGTCACCAGCCTGCGCGAGGTGGAGTGGGAGAGCTTCCGGCCGAACTTCATCGTGCTGGTGTCGCCGGGCTCGCTCGCGGGCTATGCGGCCAGCTACATCACCGCGATGCACGTGCCCCCCGAGCGCACGCGCTTCACCGCGGAGCTGGTGTCCCGCTTCCCCAACCTCTCGGTGGTGGATGTGGATGCGCTGCTCAAGCAGGCGCGCGACACCGCGGACCAGGTCTCCACCGTGGTGGAAGTGGTGTTCTACTTCTCGCTGCTCGCGGGCCTGCTGGTGCTGATGGCCGCGGTCAGCGCCAGTCAGGACGAGCGCCTGCTGGAAGGTGGCGTGATGCGGGTGCTGGGCGGCAGCCGCCGGCAGTTGCGGCTCGCGCAGGCCTCGGAGTTCGCGGCCATTGGCCTCTTGTCGGGCCTCACCGCGGCGTTCGCCGCCTCCCTCCTGGCCGGAGTCATCGCCACGCAGGTGTTCGAACTGCCATGGCAGGCGGACTGGCGGCTGGTGGGAGTGGGCGGCGGGCTGGGGGTGCTCGCGGCGGTGAGCGCGGGCATGTTCGCCACCCGGCGGGTGCTGGACGCGCCGCCCTCGGTGACGCTGCGCGAGTTGCAGGGCTGA
- a CDS encoding arylesterase, translating into MSQEYMRERTRIVGVLGYLVVILAMGLATLGAPVAEAGPVRTVLMMGDSLSAAYGLAPEEGWVALTAERMAKETPGWRVVNASVSGETTAGGAARIEGELTRNQPAVVVIALGGNDGLRGLPLKQTRANLEKMVSAAKASGARVLLVGMRMPPNLGKAYTEGFTANYRAVAEAHKVSLLPFLLEPIAMDRASFQADNIHPVAAVQPKLRDHVWPALAPLLK; encoded by the coding sequence ATGAGCCAAGAATACATGAGGGAGCGCACCCGGATCGTCGGTGTGCTCGGTTACCTGGTGGTGATACTGGCCATGGGGCTGGCCACGCTGGGAGCACCGGTCGCGGAGGCCGGGCCCGTGCGGACGGTGCTGATGATGGGGGACTCGCTGTCCGCCGCCTACGGGCTCGCGCCGGAGGAGGGCTGGGTGGCGCTGACGGCCGAGCGGATGGCCAAGGAGACGCCTGGCTGGCGGGTGGTGAACGCCAGCGTCAGTGGAGAAACCACCGCGGGCGGAGCCGCGCGAATCGAAGGAGAGCTCACGCGCAACCAGCCAGCGGTGGTGGTCATCGCCCTGGGCGGCAACGACGGGCTGCGGGGCCTGCCGCTCAAGCAGACCCGGGCCAACCTGGAGAAGATGGTGAGCGCGGCCAAGGCCTCTGGAGCCCGGGTGTTGCTGGTGGGCATGCGCATGCCGCCCAACCTGGGAAAGGCCTACACGGAGGGCTTCACGGCCAACTACCGAGCCGTGGCCGAGGCGCACAAGGTGTCCCTGCTCCCGTTCCTGCTGGAGCCCATCGCCATGGACCGCGCCTCCTTCCAGGCCGACAACATCCACCCCGTCGCCGCCGTGCAGCCCAAGCTGCGCGACCATGTCTGGCCCGCGCTGGCCCCGCTGTTGAAGTGA
- a CDS encoding DUF6607 family protein encodes MSSACDPERDRAAILQMAGNYRVEFAFDETVGFSEGYTLHAPYRASATEWVEVLEDTPRKVSLQHVLMMERDGKRATLKHWRQDWTFEDTTLLEFRGHRTWERRVLAPHEVACTWSQAVYEVDDGPRYEGHGRWTHAHGVSAWQSEETWRPLPRREYTKRGDYDVLVTTNRHALTPTGWVHEQDSLKVALGPTPHALAREHGLNLYTRQPADTASTETSTAWKQTQGFWSEVRDEWRTLFQSHPRFTLRDSVDGKPRFEHLFALEHTAASERRERIRAAIERFLETTVSARAAPPGE; translated from the coding sequence GTGTCCTCCGCGTGCGACCCGGAGCGGGATCGGGCCGCCATCCTCCAGATGGCGGGCAACTACCGGGTCGAGTTCGCCTTCGACGAAACAGTGGGATTCAGCGAGGGCTACACGCTCCACGCGCCCTACCGCGCGAGCGCGACGGAGTGGGTGGAGGTGTTGGAGGACACGCCCCGGAAGGTGTCGCTCCAGCATGTCCTGATGATGGAGCGGGACGGCAAGCGCGCGACCCTGAAGCACTGGCGGCAGGATTGGACCTTCGAGGACACCACGCTGCTGGAGTTTCGCGGGCATCGGACATGGGAGCGCCGCGTTCTGGCGCCTCACGAGGTGGCGTGCACGTGGAGTCAGGCCGTGTACGAGGTGGACGATGGGCCCCGGTACGAGGGCCATGGGAGGTGGACCCATGCCCATGGCGTCTCCGCCTGGCAGTCCGAGGAGACGTGGCGGCCCCTGCCTCGCCGCGAGTACACGAAGCGCGGTGATTATGACGTGCTCGTCACCACCAACCGGCATGCCCTGACGCCCACGGGATGGGTGCATGAGCAGGACAGCCTCAAGGTGGCGCTCGGCCCCACCCCGCATGCGCTGGCACGAGAGCACGGACTCAATCTCTACACACGCCAGCCGGCCGACACGGCCTCCACCGAGACGAGCACCGCCTGGAAACAGACACAGGGCTTCTGGAGCGAGGTCCGTGATGAGTGGCGGACCCTCTTCCAATCCCACCCGCGCTTCACCCTGCGGGACAGCGTCGACGGCAAGCCGCGCTTCGAACACCTCTTCGCTCTCGAGCACACGGCGGCCTCCGAACGGCGCGAGCGGATCCGCGCGGCGATCGAGCGCTTCCTCGAAACCACGGTGAGTGCCAGGGCAGCTCCCCCTGGCGAGTAG